In Hemicordylus capensis ecotype Gifberg chromosome 3, rHemCap1.1.pri, whole genome shotgun sequence, one DNA window encodes the following:
- the FNDC9 gene encoding fibronectin type III domain-containing protein 9 — protein sequence MGVVVQNVTGSTALVIWPKMASCTDSFYSIMYNPNWDKMLTGYTRKYFQKEERVPASRSSFVIENLIPLTTYILCVTCQSANPSSDQCRIFNTLKQDPASTSNKKKELAVGIWLTSSVLLLIIVGILVYGCMHLWWRRRREGSEGQSITTENKGEAWGKSESCSSEEFNKQVQSAQGVEIRNADGVQLATIIENPLTSKKSIMLGSKSQDFVPMSVHQSATS from the coding sequence ATGGGAGTCGTAGTACAAAATGTAACTGGAAGCACAGCCCTGGTAATCTGGCCCAAAATGGCGAGCTGCACTGACAGCTTTTACAGCATAATGTACAATCCCAACTGGGACAAAATGCTGACAGGCTATACCAGAAAATATTTTCAGAAAGAGGAAAGAGTGCCAGCCAGTCGTTCTTCATTTGTCATTGAGAACTTGATTCCGTTAACAACGTATATTCTGTGTGTAACATGCCAGTCTGCAAACCCATCCAGCGACCAATGCAGAATTTTTAACACTCTCAAACAAGACCCAGCATCCACAAGTAACAAAAAGAAAGAGCTGGCAGTGGGCATATGGCTAACCAGCTCAGTTCTGCTTCTTATCATCGTTGGTATACTCGTATATGGTTGTATGCATCTATGGTGGCGCAGAAGAAGAGAGGGTTCAGAGGGACAGAGCATTACAACAGAGAACAAGGGAGAGGCATGGGGAAAAAGTGAATCATGCAGTTCAGAAGAGTTCAACAAGCAGGTCCAGTCTGCCCAAGGAGTTGAGATTAGAAATGCAGATGGTGTCCAACTGGCCACCATAATTGAAAATCCTTTAACATCCAAGAAGTCCATCATGTTGGGTTCCAAAAGCCAGGATTTTGTGCCTATGTCTGTACATCAGTCTGCCACAAGTTAA